The following nucleotide sequence is from Acidovorax radicis.
TGCTATGAATAGTGAAGCACCCAAAGTGCCTCAACGGCTCTGTTGCGCGGCAAGCACTGCGCCAGTGCCCATCGCCCTGGCGATCTGCTCGTGTCTTCATGCGATGCGCGCACCACCAAAGCCGTCACGGTGTGCAGGGCTGCACAGGCTTTCCCGGGCCGGGCTCAGGATGGCCGCTTCATCTGACAGGACGTGGGCTGGGCACTGATGTAAGAGTCCCAGACCACTTCGGAACGGAAGCCGTAGCCGGTTTTCTCGGCGTCGTACTTCACGCCCTTGCTGCCCTGCTTGGCCCAGATGCCCAGGTACAGCGGCGCTTCGAGCTGGTGGTCGGTCTTGCGCATGCGCACGTCGCCCATGGGGCTCTTGTAGGTCATGCCTTCCAGGGCCAGGGCGACCTTCTTGGCGTCGGTGGACTGGGCCTTGCGCATGGCCTCGCGCAGCATGTGCACGCTGTTCCAATGGGCGGCAAACACAAAGTCGTCGCCCGTCTTTTTCTTGTAGTCCACGTAGATCTTTTCCAGCTCGGGGGTGGGCGCGTTGTGCACCCAGTTCCAGATCACGCCCACCTTGCCGTCGCCCCAAGCGCCGATCTGCGCGGGGGTGCCGGGGTTGTTGGCATTCAACGTGAAGTAGTTGATGTTGAGCCCGTAGTCGCGGGACGACTTGAACAGCAGCGTCAGGTCGCTGCCCCAGTTGGAGGTGATGACGGTGTCTGCCTTGGTCGCGGCGATCTTGGCCACGTACGAGGCAAAGTCGCGCGTCTGGGCGATGGGGATGAAGTCGTCGCCCACGATCTCGATGTCAGGCCGCTTGCGGGCCAGGTATTCCTTGGCGGCCTTGGAGACCTGGCGGCCGTGGGTGTAGTCCTGGTTGATCAGGTACACGCGCTTCACATCCTTGCGGCCTTGCAGGTAGGTGGTCAGCGCCTCCATCTTCATCTCGCTCGACGGATAGAAACGAAAGTGCCAGAAGCTGCAGCGCTCGTTGGTGAGCTGCGGGTCCATGGCGGCGTAGTTCAGGTACACGGTGGCGCGCTCGGGGTCGCGCTCGGCGAGCTTGTTGAGCGCATCCACCAGCGCCAGCGCCACGCCCGAACCGCCCCCCTGGGTGATGTAGCGCACGCCGCGGTCGGTGGCGGCCTTGAGCGCATTCAGGCTCTCCTGCGGTGTGCCCTTGTTGTCAAAGTCCACCACCTCGAACCTGGGCTCGTTGGGCCCGGCCTTGGCGTTGACCTGTGCCACCACCTCGCGCAACTGGTTGAGCGAGCTTTGCCCGGTAAGGGCGAACGGGCCGGACAGCAGGTCGATGAAGCCGATCTTCACCGTCTCGGCCGCGCCAGCGTGCGCCGCCATCACCAGCGCGGCAGCGCAGGCACCGGCTTTCAACCATTGGCGGGGCCATTTCCTGGGAACCAAATTCATGTCTGTCTCCGTGGGGTGAGTGAGTGGGAAAGAAAGGAAAGCCGAAAGCCGTCAACGCGTGGCTGCGTCACTCGCCGCCGAACACCGCGCCATGGCGTTGCCGCAGCTCGTTTTTCTGGACCTTGCCGGTGCCGCCCAGCGGCAGGCTTTCGACAAACAGCACTTCGTCGGGCAGCCACCACTTGGCCACGCGCTCTGCGAGGAAGTCCAGAATCTGCGCCTTGTCGAGCGACTGGCCGGGCTTGCGCACGACGAAGAGCAGCGGGCGTTCGTCCCACTTGGGGTGCTTGACGCCGATGACGGCGGCCATGGTCACCGCCGGGTGGGCCACGGCGGCGTTCTCCAGGTCGATGGAGCTGATCCACTCGCCGCCCGACTTGATCACGTCCTTGGTGCGGTCACGGATCTGCATCACGCCCTGCGGATTGATAGTGGCGATGTCGCCCGTGGGGAACCAGCCATCGGCCAGCGCCGAGCGCTCGGCCTTGTGGTAGCGGCCCACAATCCACTGGCCGCGCACCATCAGCTCGCCCTGCGTCTTGCCATCACGCGGCAAGGTGGCGCCGTTTTCATCCACCAGCTTGATTTCGATGCCGAACACCGACTTGCCCTGCTTGGCGACCAGCGCGTGGCGGTCCTCGGGCGACAGCTCGGCATCGGCTGCCGACAGCGTGCTCATGGTGGCAATGGCCGTGGTCTCGGTCATGCCCCAGCCGTGGCGCACCTCCACGCCAAACTGGTCGTTGAACTTGGCAATCAGCGCCTTGGGCATGGCCGAGCCGCCCACGCCCGTGCGCCGCATGGTGCTAAAGCGCAGCTGGTGCTGCTCCACATGCTGGATCAGGCCCATCCAGATCGTGGGCACGCCCGCACTGACGGTGACGCGCTCGGTCTCCATCAGCTCGTACAGGCTGGCGGCGT
It contains:
- a CDS encoding branched-chain amino acid ABC transporter substrate-binding protein; translation: MNLVPRKWPRQWLKAGACAAALVMAAHAGAAETVKIGFIDLLSGPFALTGQSSLNQLREVVAQVNAKAGPNEPRFEVVDFDNKGTPQESLNALKAATDRGVRYITQGGGSGVALALVDALNKLAERDPERATVYLNYAAMDPQLTNERCSFWHFRFYPSSEMKMEALTTYLQGRKDVKRVYLINQDYTHGRQVSKAAKEYLARKRPDIEIVGDDFIPIAQTRDFASYVAKIAATKADTVITSNWGSDLTLLFKSSRDYGLNINYFTLNANNPGTPAQIGAWGDGKVGVIWNWVHNAPTPELEKIYVDYKKKTGDDFVFAAHWNSVHMLREAMRKAQSTDAKKVALALEGMTYKSPMGDVRMRKTDHQLEAPLYLGIWAKQGSKGVKYDAEKTGYGFRSEVVWDSYISAQPTSCQMKRPS
- a CDS encoding long-chain-fatty-acid--CoA ligase, which gives rise to MQQPGSMMDRPLLVSAILEHGENQYGDQQIVSRDTDGSLHRYRFADMARRARQLANALQALGLRPGSVVGSLAWNNHRHLEAYYAVSGSGMVMHTCNPRLHPEQLAYIVNHADDEVVLFDTTFAPLVRAIAASCPRVRHWVALCDAEALGAVDLQGVPGVEAYETLVARQSDTFAWPECDEKTGAALCYTSGTTGNPKGVLYSHRALVLSALSACMPGVLSISAQETILPVVPMFHINAWCLPYAALIGGAKLVLPGPRLDAASLYELMETERVTVSAGVPTIWMGLIQHVEQHQLRFSTMRRTGVGGSAMPKALIAKFNDQFGVEVRHGWGMTETTAIATMSTLSAADAELSPEDRHALVAKQGKSVFGIEIKLVDENGATLPRDGKTQGELMVRGQWIVGRYHKAERSALADGWFPTGDIATINPQGVMQIRDRTKDVIKSGGEWISSIDLENAAVAHPAVTMAAVIGVKHPKWDERPLLFVVRKPGQSLDKAQILDFLAERVAKWWLPDEVLFVESLPLGGTGKVQKNELRQRHGAVFGGE